A single window of Solanum dulcamara chromosome 5, daSolDulc1.2, whole genome shotgun sequence DNA harbors:
- the LOC129889074 gene encoding putative disease resistance RPP13-like protein 1, with the protein MDIGLAVGGAFLSSALQVLFDRLTPQCDFLNLFRGRRQDQRLLKKLHTNLLALRGVVYHIESQQICDDDIRTWLNQLQDAVDTADNLLDEINYEVVRVKLGEETSQEVLFCYLDSMMPKLEETIETLEDLEKQIHYLGLKAQLVTGKKDSPKRLPSTSLVDESGVFGRHEELEEIISQLLSSDDAQGQGPCDVIPIVGLGGMGKTTLARAVYNDQRIKHHFDITAWVCVSEEYDAFRITTTLLGEIGSLDSKVSVNNLNQLQIKLSHKLKGKKFLFVLDDVWNESYTDWDELRCPFVHGRKGSRIILTTRKESVAMMMGSEMILLKSLSEEDCWSLFKTHSFENRDPNEYPELEVVGKQIVGKCKGVPLAVKTLAGLLRSKSKIEEWERLLRSEIWELPSDILPVLKLSYNDLSPVLKRCFAYCALFPKDRPFGSDEVVQLWIANGLITQGESDETIEDTGNQCFLELRSRSLFQKASDFSLLKWEAREGFLMHDLVNDLAQVVSAKLCLRLEDYPRPHIMRRVRHLSYLRDCYGEFEKFKSLSGHEYLRTLIPIRINLYSFLSKKVVYNILPTLTSLRALSLSGYQNHEFPDALFINLKHLRYLDFSRTKITKLPDSVCTLYNMQTLLLLNCWGLVELPLQMGRLINLRHLDIRGTGISWNIPLQKSKLQILLLSYSTRFVVGACNNSRIEELGELQNLHGSLSISELQNVVNGREAIKGNMKDKKHLEELSLSWSGMNADDSQTEREILDKLKPDKNIKKLEINGYRGTKFPDWFGDHSFSKLVSLHLRKCRDCDSLPALGQLPSLKHLSVSGMHRILQLTREFYGSVSSVPPFRSLTSLVFKQMPELTEWHVLENGSFPQLKDLDIINCPKLIGELPKSLPFLATLRISGCPKLGVLLDGQVAMFGIHLSGIRQNFMSLQKLRISDMPNLVELPSEICGLTNLGELRISNCASLEIIRIQEMQHLLELVIRNCPALMSLTILSLPITLGKMHISQCGKLELEFPENSITGSCCNMFLEELRLENCDSLRHLSFGFFPRVHTLMVYSCRHLQTLSFPDGIDTLEVERCGNLKAITVPKGIHLKFLHSMKISACDSLSSFPKKLAAPSLKYLWVYDCQKLKALPHHMHELLPSLKNLWISNCPEIESFPNGGLPSNIEILDISSCQNLINGREEWGLQRLPYLRCFRIYGSDETSILDESWKLPHSIQTITIEGLPHLKTLSGKALEGFKYLEVLEIKHCPQLQSLPEEGLQGLTSLATLEIEGCGQLKSLPEVKLPSSLSVLKISSCLQFQSLPENGLPSSVCRVEINDCPLLTPRLHNKKEEDWLKIAGIHTVLIDYDEVV; encoded by the coding sequence ATGGATATCGGTTTAGCAGTTGGAGGTGCGTTTCTCTCTTCAGCTCTGCAAGTTCTCTTTGATCGGCTCACCCCACAATGTGATTTCCTTAATCTTTTCCGAGGACGGAGGCAAGATCAGCGTCTTTTAAAGAAGCTTCATACTAATTTACTTGCTCTTCGTGGGGTTGTCTATCACATCGAGAGCCAGCAGATTTGTGACGACGATATTCGGACTTGGCTGAACCAACTTCAGGATGCTGTGGACACCGCGGATAACTTATTGGATGAGATCAATTATGAAGTTGTGAGAGTGAAGCTGGGTGAGGAAACAAGCCAGGAAGTTCTTTTTTGCTACTTAGACTCCATGATGCCCAAATTGGAAGAGACCATTGAAACATTGGAAGACTTGGAAAAACAAATTCATTACCTCGGCCTGAAAGCTCAACTGGTGACTGGCAAAAAGGATTCACCTAAACGTCTtccatcaacttcattggtTGATGAATCAGGGGTATTTGGTAGGCATGAGGAACTTGAGGAAATAATTAGTCAGTTGTTGTCATCTGATGATGCACAGGGACAGGGGCCTTGTGATGTGATTCCGATAGTGGGATTGGGTGGAATGGGCAAGACGACACTTGCTCGAGCCGTTTACAATGATCAGAGGATAAAACACCATTTCGATATTACAGCATGGGTTTGTGTCTCAGAAGAATATGACGCTTTCAGAATTACAACAACATTACTTGGAGAGATTGGGTCGTTGGACTCAAAAGTCAGTGTCAACAACCTTAATCAGCTCCAAATTAAGCTAAGTCATAAGCTTAAAGGGAAAAAGTTTCTTTTTGTTCTAGATGATGTATGGAATGAGAGCTACACTGATTGGGATGAGTTAAGGTGTCCTTTCGTACATGGGCGCAAGGGAAGCAGAATCATTTTAACAACACGAAAAGAAAGTGTTGCCATGATGATGGGAAGTGAGATGATTCTATTGAAATCTCTTTCTGAGGAAGATTGCTGGTCTTTGTTTAAAACACATTCATTTGAAAATAGAGATCCCAACGAATATCCAGAGCTTGAAGTGGTTGGTAAGCAAATTGTGGGGAAGTGCAAAGGGGTACCTTTAGCTGTGAAGACGTTGGCAGGATTATTGCGCTCTAAATCAAAGATTGAAGAGTGGGAACGCCTTCTGCGAAGTGAAATATGGGAGCTACCAAGTGACATATTACCAGTGCTCAAGTTAAGCTATAATGACCTTTCTCCGGTGCTAAAGCGTTGTTTTGCTTATTGTGCACTATTTCCTAAAGATCGCCCCTTTGGTAGTGATGAGGTTGTTCAACTATGGATTGCTAATGGCCTTATAACACAGGGAGAAAGTGATGAAACAATTGAAGATACAGGGAATCAATGCTTTCTGGAGCTAAGATCAAGATCCTTGTTCCAAAAGGCATCCGATTTCTCTTTGTTGAAATGGGAAGCAAGGGAGGGGTTCTTGATGCATGACCTTGTCAATGATTTGGCTCAAGTTGTGTCTGCAAAACTTTGTCTTAGGCTTGAAGATTATCCAAGGCCTCACATAATGAGAAGAGTTCGACATTTGTCATACCTTAGAGATTGCTACGGTGAGTTTGAGAAGTTCAAATCGCTTTCTGGCCATGAGTATTTGAGGACATTGATTCCCATAAGGATTAATTTATATTCATTCCTGAGCAAAAAAGTTGTGTATAACATATTGCCAACACTGACCTCCTTGAGGGCATTATCATTATCTGGATATCAAAACCATGAGTTTCCTGATGCCTTGTTCATCAATTTGAAGCACCTGCGGTATTTGGATTTTTCTCGTACAAAAATTACAAAGCTACCAGATTCAGTTTGTACTTTGTATAATATGCAAACATTGTTGCTGTTGAATTGTTGGGGTCTTGTTGAGTTGCCGCTACAGATGGGGAGATTAATCAACTTGCGTCACCTTGATATTCGAGGAACTGGTATTTCGTGGAACATTCCTCTGCAGAAAAGCAAGTTGCAGATTCTGCTACTTTCTTATTCAACAAGATTTGTCGTGGGTGCGTGcaacaattcaagaattgaAGAGTTGGGCGAACTTCAAAATCTCCATGGGTCCTTATCTATTTCAGAATTGCAAAATGTTGTTAATGGCAGGGAGGCTATTAAGGGAAACATGAAGGATAAAAAGCACCTTGAAGAATTATCTTTGTCATGGAGTGGCATGAATGCTGATGATTCACAAACTGAAAGGGAGATTCTGGATAAGTTGAAGCCAGATAAAAACATTAAGAAGCTGGAGATCAATGGGTATCGAGGGACAAAGTTCCCAGATTGGTTTGGAGATCATTCATTTAGTAAGCTGGTCTCGTTGCATCTCCGGAAATGTAGGGATTGCGATTCCTTACCAGCACTTGGACAACTACCATCTCTCAAACATCTTTCAGTCAGTGGAATGCATCGTATACTGCAATTGACAAGAGAATTCTATGGGAGTGTGTCTTCAGTTCCACCATTTAGATCTCTCACAAGCCTTGTATTTAAGCAAATGCCAGAATTGACAGAATGGCATGTGTTAGAGAATGGAAGCTTTCCTCAACTTAAGGATCTTGACATAATTAATTGTCCTAAACTGATAGGGGAGCTACCTAAAAGTCTTCCATTTTTAGCTACATTAAGGATTTCTGGCTGCCCAAAGCTTGGGGTTCTTCTTGATGGTCAAGTGGCTATGTTTGGAATCCATTTGAGTGGAATCCGTCAAAACTTCATGTCTCTTCAGAAATTGAGAATTTCAGACATGCCAAACTTGGTGGAGTTGCCATCAGAAATATGTGGACTAACAAATCTGGGAGAATTGAGGATATCTAATTGTGCAAGCTTAGAAATAATCAGGATTCAGGAAATGCAACATCTTCTTGAATTAGTTATTCGAAATTGTCCAGCTCTTATGTCCTTAACAATTCTGAGTCTGCCGATAACATTGGGAAAAATGCATATTTCACAATGCGGAAAATTGGAGTTGGAGTTTCCAGAAAATAGCATAACTGGAAGCTGCTGTAACATGTTCCTTGAAGAATTAAGACTTGAAAATTGTGACTCTCTACGTCATCTCTCCTTTGGTTTTTTCCCTAGAGTGCATACTCTCATGGTCTACAGTTGTAGGCATCTTCAAACGCTTTCATTTCCAGACGGAATTGACACCCTTGAAGTAGAAAGATGTGGGAATCTTAAAGCAATTACAGTACCAAAGGGAATTCATCTGAAATTTCTGCATTCGATGAAAATCTCAGCCTGCGATAGTCTGAGTTCTTTTCCAAAAAAACTTGCTGCTCCGAGCTTAAAGTATCTTTGGGTCTATGACTGCCAGAAACTCAAAGCACTGCCACATCATATGCATGAACTCCTTCCATCTCTTAAAAATCTGTGGATTTCCAACTGTCCTGAAATTGAGTCCTTCCCTAATGGAGGATTGCCCTCCAATATTGAAATCCTAGACATCTCCAGTTGTCAAAATCTGATAAATGGTAGAGAAGAGTGGGGTCTACAGAGACTCCCTTATCTTAGATGTTTCAGAATTTATGGTTCTGATGAAACTTCAATTCTAGACGAAAGTTGGAAGCTGCCGCACAGCATTCAAACAATTACCATAGAGGGTCTTCCACATCTGAAAACACTAAGTGGGAAAGCTCTTGAAGGATTCAAGTATCTTGAAGTTTTGGAAATTAAGCACTGCCCTCAGCTTCAATCACTACCAGAAGAAGGTCTTCAAGGCCTCACCTCTCTTGCAACTTTAGAGATTGAGGGCTGTGGTCAGCTAAAATCACTTCCAGAAGTAAAGTTGCCTTCCTCGCTCTCTGTTCTGAAGATCTCTTCCTGCCTGCAGTTTCAATCACTACCAGAAAATGGTCTCCCCTCTTCTGTATGTCGAGTGGAGATTAATGATTGTCCATTGCTCACTCCTCGTTTACATAACAAGAAAGAGGAGGACTGGCTAAAGATTGCCGGAATCCACACTGTACTTATAGACTATGATGAAGTGGTCTAG